A region of Streptomyces sp. NBC_01264 DNA encodes the following proteins:
- a CDS encoding DUF6183 family protein, whose amino-acid sequence MNDEANHLMTGSGSEPAYISRDEALQHAMAGDIAPLRELGSNLASRYAAAARAARIHGDDLSYLRRLLATTPGRDSVALLLKLLGDQEAAGGSMALELRLMATILAQHQSAADLDRTIFADAPEDHWLSELRRCLFHELLLRGVDPDAFPALRPGSGTHPLAWLPDRRRALETEPDFTRHSVNGSSSGVKSGLPERGRLDPPTPRPTGASPLRNSVTVDEHDLIVTAAEDNWGYAEAWVFRADRPITPAQVPALLPTLPMECVSDLGAAHRFEIAARPVGDIWSLLFATASMGGLYNSGQYGAWGRLQAWRSLAGLCGLPFHASADEVERLAEQYTWFHFRADSAFFHQDGDDYGIAALSPDGLRLAVLAATDTD is encoded by the coding sequence GTGAACGACGAGGCGAACCACCTGATGACCGGCAGCGGCAGCGAACCCGCATACATCTCGCGCGACGAGGCCCTCCAGCACGCCATGGCAGGCGACATCGCCCCTCTGCGGGAGCTGGGCTCGAACCTCGCCTCCCGGTACGCGGCCGCCGCCCGGGCCGCCCGGATCCACGGGGACGACCTCTCCTACCTCCGACGGCTCCTCGCCACGACCCCGGGCCGTGACAGCGTCGCGCTGCTGCTCAAGCTCCTGGGTGACCAGGAGGCCGCCGGCGGATCCATGGCACTCGAACTGCGGCTCATGGCGACGATCCTCGCCCAGCACCAGTCCGCCGCGGACCTCGACCGGACGATCTTCGCGGACGCCCCCGAGGACCACTGGCTCAGTGAGCTGCGGCGGTGCCTGTTCCACGAGTTGCTGCTGCGCGGGGTGGACCCGGACGCGTTCCCGGCCCTGCGCCCCGGCTCGGGGACGCATCCCCTGGCCTGGCTCCCCGACCGCCGCCGCGCGCTGGAGACCGAGCCCGACTTCACACGCCATTCCGTGAACGGCTCGTCCTCGGGCGTGAAGAGCGGCCTGCCCGAGCGCGGCCGGCTGGATCCGCCGACCCCCCGGCCGACCGGGGCGTCGCCGCTGCGCAACTCCGTGACGGTGGACGAGCACGACCTCATCGTCACCGCCGCCGAAGACAACTGGGGCTACGCCGAGGCCTGGGTCTTCCGGGCCGACCGGCCCATCACCCCCGCTCAGGTGCCGGCCCTGCTCCCCACTCTGCCGATGGAGTGCGTCTCGGACCTCGGCGCCGCCCACCGCTTCGAGATAGCCGCCCGTCCCGTGGGCGACATCTGGTCGCTGCTCTTCGCCACCGCTTCCATGGGGGGTCTCTACAACTCCGGCCAGTACGGAGCCTGGGGCCGGCTGCAGGCATGGCGCTCGCTCGCGGGCCTGTGCGGCCTTCCGTTCCACGCGAGCGCGGACGAGGTGGAACGCCTGGCCGAGCAGTACACCTGGTTCCACTTCAGGGCCGACTCCGCGTTCTTCCACCAGGACGGCGACGACTACGGCATCGCGGCCCTCTCCCCGGACGGCCTGCGCCTCGCCGTCCTGGCGGCCACGGACACCGACTAG
- the mmuM gene encoding homocysteine S-methyltransferase translates to MPRASRPLAEALTGPGGRTVLLDGGLSNQLADQGCDLSGGLWTGRVLAEHPEQVTAAHTAYARAGAEVLITASYQVGYAAFARRGYGPERTTALLRRSVRLADAAARAAEHEVWVAASVGPYGAVLADGSEYRGRYGLSVRELADFHRPRIAALLAEGPDVLALETVPDTTEAEALLTVLAETGARAWLSYTVAGGRTRAGQPLSEAFALAAGSPQVIAVGVNCCDPAEVLPALEAAAAVSAEPLLAYPNDGSVWEPATATWRAPATSTPWPTAAWHRAGARLVGGCCRIGPDRIAELAATLR, encoded by the coding sequence GTGCCCCGCGCGTCCCGACCGCTCGCCGAGGCCCTCACCGGCCCCGGCGGGCGGACCGTGCTCCTGGACGGCGGACTGAGCAACCAGCTCGCCGACCAGGGCTGCGACCTGTCCGGCGGCCTCTGGACGGGCCGGGTCCTCGCCGAGCACCCGGAGCAGGTGACGGCCGCCCACACCGCCTACGCGCGGGCCGGCGCCGAGGTGCTGATCACCGCGAGCTACCAGGTGGGGTACGCCGCCTTCGCCCGGCGCGGCTACGGCCCGGAGCGCACGACGGCCCTGCTGCGGCGCAGCGTGCGGCTGGCCGACGCGGCGGCCCGGGCGGCGGAGCACGAGGTGTGGGTCGCCGCGTCCGTGGGCCCGTACGGGGCGGTGCTGGCGGATGGCTCCGAGTACCGGGGCCGCTACGGCCTGAGCGTGCGGGAGCTGGCCGACTTCCACCGGCCCCGGATCGCGGCACTGCTGGCCGAGGGCCCCGACGTGCTGGCGCTGGAGACCGTCCCGGACACCACCGAGGCCGAAGCACTGCTCACCGTGCTCGCGGAGACCGGCGCCCGCGCCTGGCTGAGCTACACGGTGGCGGGTGGGCGCACCCGGGCCGGGCAGCCCCTGTCCGAGGCCTTCGCCCTCGCCGCCGGGTCACCGCAGGTCATCGCCGTCGGCGTGAACTGCTGCGACCCGGCGGAGGTCCTGCCCGCCCTCGAAGCGGCCGCCGCCGTCAGCGCCGAACCGCTGCTGGCCTACCCCAACGACGGCTCGGTCTGGGAGCCCGCCACCGCCACCTGGCGGGCCCCGGCCACCTCCACCCCCTGGCCCACGGCCGCCTGGCACCGGGCCGGGGCCCGCCTCGTCGGCGGCTGCTGCCGCATCGGCCCCGACCGCATCGCCGAACTGGCCGCTACGCTCCGCTGA
- a CDS encoding LLM class F420-dependent oxidoreductase has translation MDLRIFTEPQQGASYDTLLRVAKATEDLGFDAFFRSDHYLRMGAADGLPGPTDAWITLAGLARETKRIRLGTLMTAGTFRLPGVLAIQVAQVDQMSGGRIELGLGAGWFEEEHKAYGIPFPAERLARLEEQLEIVTGLWATKPGATFDYAGVHYQVENSPALPKPAQEKIPVLIGGHGAKRTPRLAARYADEFNMPFASIADSERQFGRVRAAAEQAGRAPGDLVYSNALVVCVGKDDAEVARRAAAIGRDVAELKANGLAGSPDEVVERIAAYGAVGSSRLYLQLLDLGDLDHLELISSRVQPQLG, from the coding sequence ATGGATCTCCGTATCTTCACCGAGCCCCAGCAGGGCGCGAGCTACGACACCCTCCTGCGCGTCGCCAAGGCCACCGAGGACCTGGGCTTCGACGCCTTCTTCCGATCGGACCACTACCTGCGCATGGGCGCGGCCGACGGTCTGCCCGGCCCCACCGACGCCTGGATCACCCTGGCCGGCCTGGCCCGCGAGACCAAGCGGATCCGGCTGGGCACGCTGATGACGGCCGGTACCTTCCGGCTCCCCGGCGTGCTCGCCATCCAGGTCGCGCAGGTCGACCAGATGTCGGGCGGCCGGATTGAACTGGGTCTGGGGGCGGGCTGGTTCGAGGAGGAGCACAAGGCGTACGGCATTCCCTTCCCGGCCGAGCGCCTCGCCCGGCTGGAGGAGCAGCTGGAGATCGTCACCGGTCTGTGGGCGACCAAGCCCGGCGCCACCTTCGACTACGCGGGCGTCCACTACCAGGTGGAGAACTCCCCGGCGCTGCCCAAGCCGGCCCAGGAGAAGATCCCGGTCCTGATCGGCGGCCACGGTGCGAAGCGCACGCCGCGCCTCGCCGCCCGGTACGCGGACGAGTTCAACATGCCCTTCGCCTCGATCGCGGACAGCGAGCGGCAGTTCGGCCGGGTCCGTGCGGCGGCCGAGCAGGCCGGCCGTGCGCCCGGCGACCTCGTCTACTCCAACGCCCTCGTCGTGTGCGTGGGCAAGGACGACGCGGAGGTCGCCCGGCGGGCCGCCGCCATCGGCCGGGACGTGGCGGAGCTCAAGGCCAACGGCCTCGCCGGCTCCCCGGACGAGGTGGTGGAGCGGATCGCGGCCTACGGGGCCGTCGGCTCCTCCCGCCTCTACCTCCAGCTGCTCGACCTCGGCGATCTGGACCACCTGGAGCTGATCTCCTCCCGGGTCCAGCCCCAGCTCGGCTGA
- a CDS encoding DUF6099 family protein — MDAVRLIAAGRHALAQSGAAWDIVGEAWQAQALAQGIGSWLAVTGPPELRSEARGLGEAGGRGCGVLDRAALRGEGYAPDLPPRAAQLTEVTDARQALLGLQALLGEVGIALVGVACGTDDEGLYWQCIESIDAADESSDRVRAILRRLAVRERGSASGVA, encoded by the coding sequence ATGGACGCGGTACGGCTCATCGCAGCCGGCCGGCACGCGCTGGCGCAGAGCGGGGCTGCTTGGGACATCGTGGGCGAGGCCTGGCAGGCACAGGCCCTCGCACAGGGCATCGGGAGCTGGCTGGCGGTCACCGGGCCGCCTGAGCTGAGATCGGAGGCGCGGGGGCTGGGAGAAGCGGGAGGCAGGGGCTGCGGGGTGCTCGACCGGGCGGCTCTGCGCGGAGAGGGCTATGCGCCCGATCTCCCGCCGAGGGCCGCGCAGTTGACCGAGGTGACGGACGCCCGGCAGGCGTTGCTCGGGCTCCAGGCGCTGCTCGGGGAAGTGGGCATAGCGCTGGTCGGGGTGGCCTGCGGGACGGACGACGAGGGTCTGTACTGGCAGTGCATAGAGTCGATAGACGCGGCTGACGAGTCGAGCGACCGGGTCCGGGCGATCCTGCGGCGACTGGCCGTGCGCGAGCGGGGATCCGCTTCCGGCGTGGCCTGA
- a CDS encoding nucleotide pyrophosphohydrolase — MGGESGVTGEEKGAGERIDRLQRRLAEFAAARGWEPFHTPKNLAVALSVEASELVEIFQWLTPEQSAKVMEKPETAHRVADEVADVLAYLLQFCEVVGVDVLDALAAKIERNELRFPVPGTSGADRHSSE; from the coding sequence ATGGGCGGAGAGAGTGGAGTGACCGGGGAGGAGAAGGGGGCCGGCGAGCGGATCGACCGGCTCCAGCGGCGGCTCGCCGAGTTCGCGGCGGCGCGCGGGTGGGAGCCCTTCCACACGCCCAAGAACCTTGCGGTGGCGCTGAGCGTCGAGGCGTCCGAACTGGTGGAGATCTTCCAGTGGCTGACACCGGAACAGTCCGCGAAGGTCATGGAGAAGCCGGAGACCGCACACAGAGTGGCCGATGAGGTGGCCGACGTGCTCGCCTACCTGCTGCAGTTCTGTGAGGTGGTCGGGGTCGATGTGCTGGATGCGCTCGCCGCGAAGATCGAGCGGAACGAGCTGAGGTTTCCCGTACCGGGCACTTCGGGGGCAGATCGTCACTCTTCGGAGTGA
- a CDS encoding ATP-binding protein: MRPAVTELRLSAYGAHRGARFVLGPVTLFAGPSGSGKSQVLEAYGALAALGAGATLDEVFPDPGARIPDRAVPDAERRRGFRIGCTVDGPAGPVRLDLAVQAEPALRIVGERLSVDGQVLLATALRDPGRRSVQAAWLTGGATGVTRAPLPDDRLGTALLPLRVAGSTEGQRQVLAAAEQVVVALRSVFPCDPRPERMREPVAPGEGRLLGDCANLADVLRRTRLECTTRYGLLTGAARTGCAGWVAGLDVRAPEGGPVTGLLDRGPDRPATELARLGAGELRFLALALVLLTGPGVLDVDPAAELPTARQALTVLADGFDRDLDSRQAAELLRLAVLACGRGQVRLAASVGEACARAARGVPGVSVVDLGA; this comes from the coding sequence TTGCGGCCCGCCGTTACCGAGTTGCGGCTCTCCGCCTACGGGGCGCACCGCGGGGCGCGGTTCGTCCTTGGGCCCGTCACCCTCTTCGCCGGGCCGAGCGGGAGCGGTAAGTCCCAGGTGCTGGAGGCCTACGGGGCCTTGGCGGCCCTGGGGGCCGGGGCCACTCTCGACGAGGTGTTCCCCGACCCGGGGGCACGGATTCCCGACCGGGCGGTGCCCGACGCCGAGCGGCGCCGGGGGTTCCGGATCGGCTGTACGGTCGACGGCCCCGCCGGGCCGGTCCGGCTCGACCTCGCCGTGCAGGCGGAGCCCGCGCTGCGGATCGTAGGGGAACGGCTCTCGGTGGACGGGCAGGTCCTCCTCGCCACCGCACTGCGCGATCCCGGACGGCGGTCCGTACAGGCGGCCTGGCTGACCGGTGGGGCCACCGGGGTCACTCGGGCCCCGCTGCCCGACGACCGGCTCGGGACCGCGCTGCTCCCGCTGCGGGTGGCCGGGTCCACCGAGGGGCAGCGGCAGGTGCTGGCCGCCGCCGAACAGGTCGTGGTCGCGCTGCGCTCGGTGTTCCCCTGCGATCCCCGCCCGGAACGGATGCGGGAGCCGGTCGCGCCGGGGGAGGGGCGGCTGCTCGGCGACTGCGCCAACCTGGCCGACGTGCTGCGCCGCACCCGTCTGGAGTGCACCACCCGGTACGGGCTGCTGACCGGGGCCGCCCGTACCGGCTGCGCGGGGTGGGTGGCCGGACTGGACGTACGGGCTCCCGAGGGCGGCCCGGTCACCGGCCTGCTGGACCGGGGCCCGGACCGGCCCGCCACCGAGCTGGCCCGGCTGGGCGCGGGCGAACTGCGCTTCCTCGCCCTCGCGCTGGTGCTGCTCACCGGGCCGGGGGTGCTGGACGTGGACCCGGCGGCCGAACTGCCCACCGCGCGCCAGGCGCTGACGGTGCTCGCGGACGGCTTCGACCGGGACCTGGACAGCCGGCAGGCCGCCGAACTGCTGCGGCTGGCCGTACTGGCCTGCGGGCGCGGGCAGGTCAGGCTGGCGGCCTCGGTGGGCGAGGCCTGCGCGAGGGCCGCCCGGGGCGTACCGGGCGTCTCGGTGGTAGACCTGGGCGCATGA
- a CDS encoding cell division protein SepF, which produces MSRYDVTDEQWEGLAQVVPLRSRNEWPSRVDHRTIPTVPGASAAEQRRFVVIRVQVFADAREVAEYLIAQIPVLLDLTGADGEVAKRILDFSSGVVFGLGSGMHRVDRNVFLLAPVGTEVEGIAAAAVPRS; this is translated from the coding sequence GTGAGCAGGTACGACGTCACCGACGAACAGTGGGAGGGGCTCGCGCAGGTGGTCCCCCTGCGGAGTCGCAACGAGTGGCCCTCCCGGGTGGATCACCGCACGATCCCCACGGTTCCGGGGGCGTCCGCGGCGGAGCAGCGGCGCTTCGTGGTGATCCGGGTCCAGGTCTTCGCGGACGCGCGGGAGGTGGCGGAGTACCTGATCGCGCAGATCCCGGTGCTGCTGGACCTCACGGGCGCGGACGGCGAAGTGGCCAAGCGCATCCTGGACTTCAGCAGCGGCGTGGTCTTCGGGCTGGGCAGCGGGATGCACCGGGTCGACCGGAACGTCTTCCTGCTGGCGCCCGTCGGGACCGAGGTGGAGGGGATCGCGGCCGCGGCCGTCCCCCGATCGTAG
- a CDS encoding DUF2470 domain-containing protein yields the protein MHLPTPLPLPTDAERVRSVLAAAHSMTVVSDGQRTEIRHLDGTDPLGRLHLHPAEPGGRAEHRPAIRLEFTDIAPTPVRDRVRARVTLVGRLLTPYSDLADEGSDSTCVEFGRAVLETADGARSYVGLDELDAARPDPLAPSEAGMLTHLLDDHAELVTLLLRLVRPRPEAATGAGSAVLRALPLAMDRYGITLRLEERRGHHDVRIPFPSPLDDVEQSGAQIQALFSAARRSSHRNTLPA from the coding sequence ATGCACCTGCCCACGCCCCTGCCGCTGCCCACCGACGCCGAGCGGGTCCGCTCCGTCCTGGCCGCCGCGCATTCCATGACCGTCGTCAGCGACGGGCAGCGCACGGAGATCCGCCACCTCGACGGCACCGACCCCCTCGGCCGCCTGCACCTGCACCCCGCCGAGCCGGGCGGCCGCGCCGAGCACCGCCCGGCGATCCGGCTGGAGTTCACGGACATCGCGCCCACTCCCGTACGGGACCGCGTGCGCGCCCGGGTCACCCTCGTCGGCCGCCTGCTCACGCCCTACTCCGACCTCGCGGACGAGGGCTCCGACTCCACCTGCGTGGAGTTCGGCCGGGCCGTCCTCGAAACCGCCGACGGCGCCCGCTCGTACGTCGGGCTCGACGAACTGGACGCCGCCCGCCCCGACCCGCTCGCCCCCTCCGAGGCCGGGATGCTCACCCATCTCCTCGACGACCATGCCGAACTCGTCACCCTCCTGCTGCGCCTGGTCCGGCCGCGGCCGGAAGCGGCGACCGGCGCCGGGTCCGCCGTGCTGCGCGCGCTGCCCCTCGCCATGGACCGGTACGGGATCACCCTGCGCCTGGAGGAGCGGCGCGGCCACCACGACGTACGGATCCCCTTCCCCTCCCCGCTCGACGACGTGGAGCAGTCCGGGGCGCAGATCCAGGCCCTGTTCAGCGCGGCCCGGCGCAGCTCGCACCGCAACACCCTGCCCGCCTGA